A portion of the Melanotaenia boesemani isolate fMelBoe1 chromosome 2, fMelBoe1.pri, whole genome shotgun sequence genome contains these proteins:
- the casc3 gene encoding protein CASC3 isoform X1: MADRRRRRRRASQDSEDDDESGSGSDSGRSGSPATKSRGRDTEPVEATASRTEAKNDVESECESEDEAGEAVLSDYDSADPEENGSHSEGVEEEEEGYSEEEAPVAASESKPAAADGPTQGEEEEEQAEEEKAEGEGGGAKEESKAEEKGNLAGERQSGDGQESTDDPETKAGGKPGQQLDDDEDRKNPAYIPRKGLFFEHDVRGHAQEEERPKGRNRKLWKDEGRWEHDRFREEEQAPKSREELIAIYGYDIRNGGGGGPGDRTFRQRRPRRSSSPGRDKRWGDGGERPVRSWQSGGRGLNRGGPPPPSSMPPSSSPSAFPPLTATQRSSNPSRAPHPRSRPPHPSQTQSQYRNNESNAPQTHPRERPGPKEPAGERGVASRGGRGGGGRGGSSVVIEDVSDSQTGSGEQDLGPGSTAASSQPGGYRSSSPRRQQEHRSASGLAASASDPSLQSSATAANREASPPPERPVERKSYSLARRTRSRPADLGSKQASVEESATAGNASSPSSGGGKSWVGGGEGGSQAGGGGGLAELDQDVARLSLTRQNWSQSPTSYMRSEMRGLPNPIHMPGGPPQFSSMEEMGVSSNRAKRYSSQRQRAVPEPAPPMHLGVMEGHYYEPMSYQGPIYAHGEGPAPIPPQGMLVQPEMHIPHPGLHPHQSGGPITNPTLYGGPPVSLSPGQPQQLLPPPPFYPPPGVMTFPYPTMYPNPQGQAQVTYGGVTYYDTMQQQAQPKPSPPRRTSQPVTVKPPPPEVPFASE, from the exons ATGGCGGACCGGCGGCGAAGGAGGAGGCGCGCGTCCCAGGACAGCGAGGACGACGACGAGTCCGGCTCAGGTTCAGATAGCGGGAGATCGGGATCCCCTGCGACAAAGAGCCGGGGGCGAGATACCGAACCCGTGGAGGCTACCGCGAGCCGGACCGAGGCGAAGAATGACGTGGAGTCCGAGTGT GAGAGTGAAGACGAGGCCGGAGAAG CTGTCCTCTCGGACTACGACAGTGCAGATCCGGAGGAAAATGGCTCCCACTCAGAG ggggtggaggaggaagaggagggatacAGTGAAGAAGAAGCTCCAGTAGCAGCCAGTGAGTCcaaacctgctgctgctgatggcccaacacaaggagaggaggaggaggagcaggctGAAGAGGAGAAGGCAGagggggagggaggaggagctAAAGAGGAGAGCAAAGCTGAGGAGAAAGGAAACCTAGCAGGAGAGAGGCAGAGCGGTGATGGACAG GAGTCCACAGACGATCCCGAGACGAAGGCGGGCGGGAAACCTGGTCAGCAGCTCGATGACGACGAGGACCGAAAGAATCCGGCTTACATCCCCAGGAAGGGCCTGTTCTTCGAGCATGACGTCCGTGGTCacgctcaggaggaagagcg GCCGAAGGGCAGAAACAGGAAGCTGTGGAAGGACGAGGGACGCTGGGAGCACGACAGGTtcagagaggaggagcaggCGCCGAAGAGCCGCGAGGAGCTCATCGCCATCTACGGTTACGACATCCGCAACGGTGGTGGCGGTGGCCCGGGAGACCGAACGTTCAGACAGCGGAGGCCCCG ACGGAGTTCATCTCCCGGCCGAGACAAACGGTGGGGGGACGGAGGAGAGCGCCCCGTCCGGTCCTGGCAGAGTGGAGGAAGAGGTCTGAACCGAGGAGgacctcctccaccttcctccatgcctccctcctcttcaccaTCTGCCTTTCCTCCTCTCACCGCCACTCAGCGTAGCAGCAACCCCTCCAGAGCGCCGCATCCCCGCAGCAGACCGCCCCACCCAAGCCAAACTCAGTCGCAGTACAGGAATAATGAATCAAACGCGCCTCAGACGCACCCCAGAGAACGGCCGGGTCCTAAGGAGCCTGCAGGAGAGAGGGGTGTGGCCAGTAGGGGGGGGCggggtggaggaggaagaggaggctcCTCCGTGGTCATCGAGGATGTTTCTGATAGTCAGACCGGTTCTGGAGAACAGGATCTGGGTCCCGGATCTACGGCTGCATCGTCACAGCCGGGTGGGTACCGGTCGTCTTCCCCGAGGCGGCAGCAGGAGCATCGGTCTGCATCTGGATTGGCTGCCTCCGCCTCTGACCCCTCCCTACAGTCATCAGCAACAGCAGCCAATCGGGAAGCTTCGCCTCCTCCTGAGAGGCCGGTCGAGAGGAAATCGTATTCGCTGGCTCGTAGGACTCGCTCCCGCCCCGCAGACCTGGGCAGCAAACAGGCCTCCGTGGAGGAGTCTGCAACCGCAGGCAACGCCTCCTCCCCCAGCAGCGGGGGAGGGAAGAGCTGGGTGGGAGGAGGCGAAGGGGGGAGCCAggcgggaggagggggagggttGGCAGAGCTGGACCAGGACGTGGCTCGACTCAGTTTGACCCGACAGAACTGGAGTCAGAGTCCCACGTCGTACATGCGCTCCGAGATGAGAG GCCTTCCAAACCCCATCCACATGCCCGGTGGGCCGCCGCAGTTTTCCAGCATGGAGGAGATGGGCGTCAGCTCCAACCGGGCCAAACGCTACTCCTCCCAACGCCAGAGAGCCGTACCCGAGCCAGCACCACCCATGCACCTGGGAGTGATGGAGGGACACTACTACGAGCCCA TGTCGTACCAGGGACCAATCTACGCTCACGGTGAAGGCCCCGCCCCCATCCCGCCCCAAGGCATGCTGGTCCAGCCTGAGATGCACATCCCTCATCCCG GTCTACATCCACACCAATCAGGTGGCCCCATCACTAACCCCACCCTCTACGGAGGCCCGCCTGTGTCTCTGTCGCCAGGGCAACCACAGCAGCTGCTGCCACCGCCACCTTTCTACCCTCCACCAGGAGTCATGACCTTCCCGTACCCCACCATGTACCCGAACCCTCAG GGTCAGGCCCAGGTGACCTACGGTGGCGTGACCTACTACGACACGATGCAGCAGCAGGCCCAGCCCAAACCCTCGCCCCCCCGCCGCACGTCCCAGCCCGTCACCGTCAAACCGCCTCCTCCAGAGGTGCCCTTTGCCTCAGAGTGA
- the casc3 gene encoding protein CASC3 isoform X2: MADRRRRRRRASQDSEDDDESGSGSDSGRSGSPATKSRGRDTEPVEATASRTEAKNDVESECESEDEAGEAVLSDYDSADPEENGSHSEGVEEEEEGYSEEEAPVAASESKPAAADGPTQGEEEEEQAEEEKAEGEGGGAKEESKAEEKGNLAGERQSGDGQESTDDPETKAGGKPGQQLDDDEDRKNPAYIPRKGLFFEHDVRGHAQEEERPKGRNRKLWKDEGRWEHDRFREEEQAPKSREELIAIYGYDIRNGGGGGPGDRTFRQRRPRRSSSPGRDKRWGDGGERPVRSWQSGGRGLNRGGPPPPSSMPPSSSPSAFPPLTATQRSSNPSRAPHPRSRPPHPSQTQSQYRNNESNAPQTHPRERPGPKEPAGERGVASRGGRGGGGRGGSSVVIEDVSDSQTGSGEQDLGPGSTAASSQPGGYRSSSPRRQQEHRSASGLAASASDPSLQSSATAANREASPPPERPVERKSYSLARRTRSRPADLGSKQASVEESATAGNASSPSSGGGKSWVGGGEGGSQAGGGGGLAELDQDVARLSLTRQNWSQSPTSYMRSEMRGLPNPIHMPGGPPQFSSMEEMGVSSNRAKRYSSQRQRAVPEPAPPMHLGVMEGHYYEPKL, encoded by the exons ATGGCGGACCGGCGGCGAAGGAGGAGGCGCGCGTCCCAGGACAGCGAGGACGACGACGAGTCCGGCTCAGGTTCAGATAGCGGGAGATCGGGATCCCCTGCGACAAAGAGCCGGGGGCGAGATACCGAACCCGTGGAGGCTACCGCGAGCCGGACCGAGGCGAAGAATGACGTGGAGTCCGAGTGT GAGAGTGAAGACGAGGCCGGAGAAG CTGTCCTCTCGGACTACGACAGTGCAGATCCGGAGGAAAATGGCTCCCACTCAGAG ggggtggaggaggaagaggagggatacAGTGAAGAAGAAGCTCCAGTAGCAGCCAGTGAGTCcaaacctgctgctgctgatggcccaacacaaggagaggaggaggaggagcaggctGAAGAGGAGAAGGCAGagggggagggaggaggagctAAAGAGGAGAGCAAAGCTGAGGAGAAAGGAAACCTAGCAGGAGAGAGGCAGAGCGGTGATGGACAG GAGTCCACAGACGATCCCGAGACGAAGGCGGGCGGGAAACCTGGTCAGCAGCTCGATGACGACGAGGACCGAAAGAATCCGGCTTACATCCCCAGGAAGGGCCTGTTCTTCGAGCATGACGTCCGTGGTCacgctcaggaggaagagcg GCCGAAGGGCAGAAACAGGAAGCTGTGGAAGGACGAGGGACGCTGGGAGCACGACAGGTtcagagaggaggagcaggCGCCGAAGAGCCGCGAGGAGCTCATCGCCATCTACGGTTACGACATCCGCAACGGTGGTGGCGGTGGCCCGGGAGACCGAACGTTCAGACAGCGGAGGCCCCG ACGGAGTTCATCTCCCGGCCGAGACAAACGGTGGGGGGACGGAGGAGAGCGCCCCGTCCGGTCCTGGCAGAGTGGAGGAAGAGGTCTGAACCGAGGAGgacctcctccaccttcctccatgcctccctcctcttcaccaTCTGCCTTTCCTCCTCTCACCGCCACTCAGCGTAGCAGCAACCCCTCCAGAGCGCCGCATCCCCGCAGCAGACCGCCCCACCCAAGCCAAACTCAGTCGCAGTACAGGAATAATGAATCAAACGCGCCTCAGACGCACCCCAGAGAACGGCCGGGTCCTAAGGAGCCTGCAGGAGAGAGGGGTGTGGCCAGTAGGGGGGGGCggggtggaggaggaagaggaggctcCTCCGTGGTCATCGAGGATGTTTCTGATAGTCAGACCGGTTCTGGAGAACAGGATCTGGGTCCCGGATCTACGGCTGCATCGTCACAGCCGGGTGGGTACCGGTCGTCTTCCCCGAGGCGGCAGCAGGAGCATCGGTCTGCATCTGGATTGGCTGCCTCCGCCTCTGACCCCTCCCTACAGTCATCAGCAACAGCAGCCAATCGGGAAGCTTCGCCTCCTCCTGAGAGGCCGGTCGAGAGGAAATCGTATTCGCTGGCTCGTAGGACTCGCTCCCGCCCCGCAGACCTGGGCAGCAAACAGGCCTCCGTGGAGGAGTCTGCAACCGCAGGCAACGCCTCCTCCCCCAGCAGCGGGGGAGGGAAGAGCTGGGTGGGAGGAGGCGAAGGGGGGAGCCAggcgggaggagggggagggttGGCAGAGCTGGACCAGGACGTGGCTCGACTCAGTTTGACCCGACAGAACTGGAGTCAGAGTCCCACGTCGTACATGCGCTCCGAGATGAGAG GCCTTCCAAACCCCATCCACATGCCCGGTGGGCCGCCGCAGTTTTCCAGCATGGAGGAGATGGGCGTCAGCTCCAACCGGGCCAAACGCTACTCCTCCCAACGCCAGAGAGCCGTACCCGAGCCAGCACCACCCATGCACCTGGGAGTGATGGAGGGACACTACTACGAGCCCA AACTTTGA